A DNA window from Chryseobacterium sp. MEBOG06 contains the following coding sequences:
- a CDS encoding helix-turn-helix domain-containing protein, translating into MEVLSNFQYKKLFLPNITDKILANNADIQLYRIENYLKGILMPVIPYRTTFNFIIFVTNGHIKQYLENKEYHSEKGGVIFIKQGTITATVELSDDIEGFFLAYENNILSEQELPKHKSSIFFMTPFLNLDSLTYGTITQLLPIMEQELWLNSLNINDVVVTMLHLILIKMLSTDSDTHHKSATRPMELSLQFRDLLFKYHVVEKRVAFYADKLSVTESYLNKCVKGVTQKSPKQWINEIDINYSKALLHSSKDIAEIAYELNFHTASHFTQLFKKIAGITPKEYRIQFSNKRIPV; encoded by the coding sequence ATGGAAGTATTATCCAATTTTCAATATAAAAAGCTTTTCCTACCGAACATTACGGATAAAATATTAGCCAATAATGCAGACATACAGCTTTATCGGATAGAGAATTACCTTAAAGGAATCCTTATGCCGGTGATTCCGTATCGTACTACTTTTAATTTTATTATTTTCGTCACCAACGGACACATCAAGCAGTATCTTGAAAATAAAGAATATCATTCTGAAAAAGGTGGTGTCATCTTTATCAAACAGGGAACCATCACGGCTACTGTAGAATTGTCAGATGATATTGAAGGTTTTTTTCTGGCTTATGAAAATAATATCCTGTCTGAACAGGAACTACCGAAACATAAGAGCAGTATTTTCTTTATGACTCCTTTCCTGAACCTTGACAGCCTGACTTACGGAACCATTACCCAGCTTCTTCCCATTATGGAGCAGGAATTGTGGCTGAATAGCCTGAATATTAATGATGTAGTAGTAACGATGCTTCATCTTATTCTGATCAAAATGCTGAGTACAGATTCTGATACCCATCACAAGTCAGCAACCCGCCCTATGGAGCTTTCTCTTCAGTTCAGAGATCTTTTGTTTAAATATCATGTAGTAGAAAAAAGAGTAGCTTTCTACGCAGATAAGCTATCCGTTACAGAAAGTTATTTAAATAAATGTGTAAAAGGGGTAACCCAGAAATCTCCAAAACAGTGGATCAATGAGATTGATATCAACTATAGTAAAGCTTTACTGCATTCAAGTAAAGATATTGCGGAAATTGCATACGAACTGAATTTTCATACAGCATCACATTTTACCCAGCTTTTCAAAAAAATTGCCGGAATTACACCGAAAGAATACAGAATACAGTTTTCAAATAAAAGAATACCTGTTTAA
- a CDS encoding TonB-dependent receptor: MKITKIAAVFLVMAFSGKMRAQEAEKQLLIKDADDKFPIADVLIKYNHGESHTHTGTDGTFAIPVKSLPDTLVINRPGYDEVKWVVTNDEDKSKVIFLQHKPFQISEVAINHSSFLSAITKVDLNKFPVNSAQDLLRKVPGLFIAQHAGGGKAEQLFLRGFDADHGTDVSVNVDGMPVNIVSHAHGQGYSDLHFVIPETVNNIDFGKGAYYMDRGDFNTAGYVDFQTYNGLKNSMIKLEGGSFNSKRVLGMFNILHDDEGRKNAYIAAEYNYTDGPFDVKQNFNRVNIFGKYNQWFTDKDYFNIQFSTFSSSWNASGQIPERAVDEGIIGRWGSIDPTEGGKTSRTNIQMNFKHIISPSEQIDAMAFYSRYNFNLYSDFTFYLKDKDHGDEIQQTDGRNIYGTEIKYTKSFSLPSSSLNWISGVGLRNDDINTLQLNHVYHRDLLLDRLSDVTGTETNLHAYSGLIWKTGKWTINPALRVDHFIFNMHNLLDVEQLPSGQSKEATRLSPKLNFSYAQNDNVMWFLKTGMGFHSNDLRVVVPNKNENTLPYSIGADFGVRLHPFKSLIITPTLWYMDLQQEFVYVGDDAVVEPSGKSRRFGADLGVRFQPLENFYLNADINYSHARFIEEEKGQDYVPLAPVVTSTGSVNWDFLKGFSLGLQYRYLGARPAVEDNSIRTKPYFVNDLMLSYNRQTWGANIQVNNLFNVKWNEAQFATETQLKGEAEPITDLTYTPGSPFGVRVGVYYKF, encoded by the coding sequence ATGAAAATAACGAAAATAGCAGCTGTATTTCTGGTAATGGCCTTCAGTGGAAAAATGAGGGCGCAGGAAGCTGAAAAACAACTGTTAATTAAAGATGCAGACGATAAATTTCCCATTGCGGATGTGTTGATAAAATATAATCATGGTGAAAGCCATACTCATACAGGAACAGACGGTACGTTTGCCATTCCAGTGAAGTCACTTCCCGATACGTTGGTAATCAATCGTCCGGGATACGATGAGGTAAAATGGGTGGTAACCAATGATGAAGATAAAAGTAAAGTTATTTTTTTACAGCATAAACCTTTTCAGATATCAGAAGTAGCCATCAATCACAGCTCATTCTTATCAGCAATTACCAAAGTTGATCTGAATAAATTTCCCGTAAACTCTGCGCAGGATTTACTTAGGAAAGTTCCGGGATTGTTTATTGCCCAGCATGCAGGAGGAGGAAAGGCCGAACAGCTTTTTTTAAGAGGATTTGATGCAGACCATGGTACTGATGTAAGCGTGAATGTAGACGGAATGCCGGTAAATATTGTATCTCATGCCCATGGACAGGGATATTCTGATCTCCATTTTGTAATTCCTGAAACAGTAAACAATATAGACTTTGGAAAAGGGGCGTATTATATGGATCGTGGAGATTTCAATACAGCCGGATATGTAGATTTTCAGACTTATAACGGATTGAAGAATAGTATGATCAAACTGGAAGGAGGCTCATTCAATTCAAAAAGAGTCTTGGGAATGTTCAATATTCTGCATGATGATGAAGGTCGGAAAAATGCATATATAGCAGCAGAATACAATTATACAGATGGTCCTTTTGATGTAAAGCAGAACTTTAACAGAGTTAATATCTTTGGAAAATATAACCAGTGGTTTACTGACAAAGACTATTTCAATATCCAGTTTTCAACCTTCAGTTCTTCATGGAATGCTTCAGGGCAGATTCCTGAACGTGCCGTAGACGAAGGAATCATCGGAAGATGGGGCAGTATAGATCCTACTGAGGGCGGAAAAACTTCCAGAACAAACATTCAGATGAACTTTAAGCATATCATTTCTCCTTCTGAGCAGATTGATGCAATGGCTTTTTATTCAAGATACAATTTCAATCTGTATTCTGACTTTACTTTTTACTTAAAAGATAAAGATCACGGAGATGAAATCCAGCAGACAGATGGAAGAAATATTTATGGAACAGAAATAAAATATACCAAAAGCTTTTCTCTGCCAAGCAGCTCTCTAAACTGGATATCGGGAGTAGGTTTAAGAAACGATGATATCAATACATTACAGCTTAATCACGTTTATCACAGAGATCTGCTGTTGGATAGATTATCAGATGTAACGGGAACGGAAACCAATCTCCATGCTTATTCAGGGTTAATCTGGAAAACAGGAAAATGGACCATCAATCCAGCTTTAAGAGTTGATCATTTTATTTTTAATATGCATAATCTTCTGGATGTTGAGCAATTACCCTCCGGCCAGTCAAAAGAAGCAACAAGATTAAGTCCGAAACTTAATTTCTCCTATGCTCAAAATGATAATGTGATGTGGTTTTTGAAAACAGGAATGGGGTTCCATTCCAATGACCTGAGAGTAGTGGTGCCTAATAAAAATGAAAATACACTTCCATATTCTATCGGAGCAGATTTCGGAGTCAGGCTGCATCCTTTCAAATCCTTGATCATTACCCCAACGCTTTGGTATATGGATCTCCAGCAGGAATTTGTATATGTAGGAGATGATGCTGTAGTAGAACCTTCAGGAAAATCAAGACGTTTCGGAGCTGATTTGGGCGTGCGTTTCCAGCCATTGGAGAACTTTTACCTGAATGCAGATATCAATTATTCTCACGCAAGATTTATTGAAGAGGAAAAAGGACAGGACTATGTTCCACTCGCACCGGTAGTAACCAGTACAGGATCTGTAAACTGGGATTTTCTTAAAGGATTTTCTCTGGGATTACAGTACAGATATCTGGGGGCAAGACCTGCGGTGGAAGATAACAGCATCAGAACCAAACCTTACTTTGTTAATGATCTTATGCTTTCATATAACCGTCAGACTTGGGGTGCCAATATCCAGGTCAATAATCTTTTCAATGTAAAATGGAATGAAGCACAGTTTGCAACAGAAACTCAATTGAAAGGAGAGGCAGAACCTATTACAGATCTTACCTATACTCCGGGAAGTCCTTTTGGGGTGAGAGTAGGAGTGTATTATAAGTTCTAG
- a CDS encoding DNA topoisomerase IB, which yields MEKNTEVEIISHLKPAKIVKIMKNPEASAKAVHLVYTSDAETPGITRKKNGKKYSYYKDGEKIKDKDEITRINKLVIPPAWENVWICALENGHLQATGFDVKKRKQYRYHSLWSALRNHTKFYRMLQFGYALPDIRLQVEQDLALRNFEKRKILALIVSLMQRTNIRIGNNIYEKLYGSFGLTTLKDKHVQVKGQKITFSFKGKKSIMHHIDLKSKRLARLVQKCKDIPGKELFQYFDDEGNLHSVDSGMVNEYIKEISGEDFTAKDFRTWSGTVSALIAFKEIGYAENNTAYKSKVKEALDIVAEHLGNTSAVCRKYYVHPLVINLYENNSIKKYLDELEVIEENDGKADLTREEKLVLKILENERM from the coding sequence ATGGAGAAGAACACAGAGGTAGAGATTATTTCTCATTTAAAACCGGCAAAGATTGTTAAAATCATGAAAAATCCCGAGGCTTCTGCAAAGGCGGTACATCTTGTATATACCTCCGATGCGGAAACGCCCGGTATTACTCGTAAAAAAAACGGAAAAAAGTATTCTTATTATAAAGATGGAGAAAAAATAAAAGACAAGGATGAGATTACAAGAATCAATAAACTTGTCATTCCACCCGCCTGGGAAAATGTGTGGATCTGTGCACTGGAAAACGGACACCTTCAGGCAACAGGCTTCGATGTGAAAAAAAGAAAACAGTATCGTTATCATTCTTTATGGAGTGCCTTAAGAAACCACACCAAATTTTACAGAATGCTTCAGTTCGGATATGCACTGCCGGATATACGGCTTCAGGTGGAACAGGATCTGGCTTTAAGAAATTTTGAGAAGCGAAAGATTCTCGCTTTAATTGTAAGCCTGATGCAAAGAACAAATATCCGTATTGGTAATAATATATATGAAAAGCTGTATGGGTCTTTTGGGCTCACTACATTAAAGGACAAACATGTGCAGGTAAAAGGACAGAAAATAACCTTTTCTTTTAAGGGGAAAAAAAGCATTATGCATCATATAGATCTTAAAAGCAAAAGACTGGCAAGGCTTGTTCAAAAATGTAAGGATATTCCCGGTAAGGAACTTTTTCAATATTTTGATGACGAAGGAAATCTCCATTCTGTAGATTCAGGAATGGTGAATGAATATATTAAAGAAATAAGCGGTGAGGATTTTACGGCTAAGGATTTCAGAACATGGTCCGGAACGGTGAGTGCCCTGATTGCCTTTAAAGAAATCGGCTATGCAGAAAATAATACAGCCTATAAAAGTAAAGTAAAAGAAGCACTGGATATTGTTGCTGAACATTTGGGAAACACCTCTGCTGTCTGCAGAAAGTACTATGTGCATCCTCTTGTTATCAATCTTTATGAAAACAATTCTATCAAAAAATATCTTGATGAACTGGAAGTAATTGAAGAGAATGACGGAAAAGCTGATCTGACACGAGAGGAAAAGCTTGTGCTGAAAATACTGGAAAATGAAAGAATGTAG